A region from the Halobacillus mangrovi genome encodes:
- the fbp gene encoding fructose-1,6-bisphosphatase, with amino-acid sequence MNTKYLDVLAQKYDCEEKVVTEIINLEAILNLPKGTEHFVSDLHGEYQAFQHVLRNGSGRVKEKIRDIFNGVIYEHEINELAALVYYPEEKLPLIKNNFDNEQELNQWYKVTIERMIKLISYASSKYTRSKLRKALPDQFDYIIEELLYKTEESANKEQYYTKIVQQIISLGQADKLITGLAYSTQRLVVDHLHVVGDIYDRGPEPDKIMEALINYHSVDIQWGNHDALWIGAFAGSKVCLANIIRICARYDNLDIIEDVYGINLRPLLNLAEKYYEDNPAFRPKIHSDKHTTDHEKLQITKIHQAISMIQFKFESPIIKRRPNFNMSERLLLEKVDYDKNEITIHGNTYPLENTCFATVNPEQPDQLLEEEKQVIDKLLFSIQHSEKLARHMKFLMKKGSLYLKYNGNLLIHGCIPLDENENMEKMEIEGKNYGGRELLDLFEHYLRHAFAHPEETDDLATDMVWYLWTGEYSSLFGKRAMTTFERYFIEDKETHKEKKNPYYHLRENEETCRKILEEFDLNPDQGHIINGHTPVKEIEGENPIKANGKMIVIDGGFSKAYQSKTGIAGYTLLYNSYGMQLVAHKHFNSREEVLSNGTDVLSVKRLVDKELERKKVRETNVGEELLQELSILNSLKEYRYMK; translated from the coding sequence TTGAACACAAAATACTTAGATGTACTGGCTCAAAAATATGATTGTGAAGAAAAAGTAGTCACTGAAATTATTAATCTAGAAGCTATTCTCAATCTGCCGAAAGGTACAGAGCATTTTGTCAGTGATTTACACGGGGAGTATCAAGCCTTCCAGCATGTGTTAAGAAATGGTTCAGGAAGAGTGAAAGAGAAAATAAGAGACATTTTTAATGGTGTTATCTATGAACATGAGATTAATGAATTGGCGGCATTAGTTTACTATCCTGAAGAAAAGTTACCGTTAATTAAAAATAATTTTGATAACGAACAAGAATTGAACCAATGGTACAAAGTAACGATTGAACGTATGATTAAGCTCATTTCTTATGCCTCCTCTAAATATACCCGTTCGAAATTACGCAAAGCATTGCCGGATCAGTTTGACTACATTATTGAAGAACTCTTATACAAAACAGAAGAATCCGCAAATAAGGAACAGTATTATACAAAAATTGTTCAACAAATTATTTCTCTCGGACAAGCGGATAAGCTGATTACAGGGCTGGCTTACAGCACTCAGCGTTTAGTTGTAGATCATCTTCACGTTGTGGGAGACATTTATGATCGTGGTCCTGAACCGGATAAAATTATGGAAGCACTCATAAATTACCATTCCGTTGATATCCAGTGGGGAAATCATGATGCCCTATGGATAGGGGCTTTTGCTGGTTCCAAGGTTTGTCTCGCTAATATTATTCGTATCTGTGCACGCTATGATAATTTGGATATTATTGAAGATGTGTATGGGATTAACCTTCGACCACTCCTCAACCTTGCGGAGAAATACTATGAGGACAATCCAGCCTTCAGACCAAAAATACATTCCGATAAACATACCACCGACCATGAAAAATTACAAATTACAAAAATACATCAAGCGATTTCTATGATTCAATTTAAATTTGAATCCCCAATTATCAAGAGACGACCGAACTTTAATATGTCAGAAAGACTTTTACTTGAGAAAGTAGATTATGATAAAAACGAAATTACGATTCACGGGAATACCTATCCCCTCGAAAATACGTGTTTTGCAACGGTTAACCCCGAACAGCCTGATCAATTACTAGAAGAAGAGAAGCAAGTAATTGATAAGTTGTTATTCTCCATCCAGCATTCTGAAAAGCTGGCCCGACATATGAAGTTTCTCATGAAAAAAGGCAGTCTTTATTTAAAATATAACGGAAACTTATTGATTCATGGATGCATCCCTTTGGATGAGAATGAAAACATGGAAAAAATGGAGATTGAGGGTAAGAATTATGGAGGCCGTGAGTTGCTTGATCTTTTCGAGCATTATTTACGACATGCCTTTGCACATCCCGAAGAGACGGATGACCTTGCTACAGACATGGTCTGGTATTTATGGACAGGCGAATATTCATCACTCTTTGGGAAAAGAGCCATGACCACCTTTGAGCGCTATTTCATTGAGGACAAGGAAACCCATAAAGAGAAAAAGAATCCCTACTACCATCTACGTGAAAATGAGGAAACCTGCCGGAAAATCTTAGAAGAATTTGATTTGAATCCGGACCAAGGTCATATCATAAATGGCCATACACCAGTTAAAGAGATTGAAGGAGAGAATCCGATTAAAGCCAATGGAAAAATGATTGTTATAGATGGAGGTTTTTCAAAAGCTTATCAATCAAAAACAGGTATTGCAGGTTACACATTGTTATACAATTCCTATGGCATGCAGCTAGTCGCTCATAAACACTTTAACTCAAGAGAAGAAGTTCTTAGTAATGGAACAGACGTTTTGTCAGTAAAAAGATTAGTAGATAAAGAACTGGAAAGGAAAAAGGTTCGGGAAACAAATGTAGGAGAGGAATTACTACAAGAGCTTTCTATATTAAACAGTTTAAAGGAATATCGATATATGAAATGA
- the ablB gene encoding putative beta-lysine N-acetyltransferase, with protein sequence MGSNRFLSASALMEKDYFDVEPISRRIKVYELPENMNEERMKELHTAAAEMNCDKLIFYVKAQTDEEEILRELSAKLEGEIKGFFRGEDTKIYAKYLDPDRNQPDSKNVISRVRELDLTSHAMKEGLQEGYTMTWGKEDQAEEMAKFYKSIFSKYPTPIHEPDYIVKMLNDNVHFSLIYHDGKIVSACSADIFSDYGAAEFTDCATLPAYRGQGLLSHQYPFLQEKMKALGIKTMYSYTRAISMGMNIITAQQGFTYGGCMVQNSMIGTGLEDMNIWYKQL encoded by the coding sequence ATGGGATCAAACCGTTTTCTTTCTGCAAGTGCGCTTATGGAGAAAGACTATTTTGATGTGGAGCCGATCAGCCGACGTATTAAGGTGTATGAGCTGCCCGAAAATATGAATGAAGAACGTATGAAAGAGCTTCATACGGCAGCGGCTGAAATGAATTGTGATAAACTTATTTTTTATGTAAAAGCACAAACGGATGAGGAAGAGATTCTGCGAGAACTTTCAGCTAAATTGGAAGGTGAAATCAAAGGCTTCTTTCGAGGAGAAGACACAAAAATTTATGCTAAATATTTGGACCCTGATCGAAATCAGCCCGATTCTAAGAACGTAATCTCCCGAGTAAGAGAATTAGATCTTACATCTCATGCAATGAAGGAAGGTCTTCAAGAGGGATACACGATGACGTGGGGAAAAGAAGACCAAGCCGAGGAGATGGCCAAGTTTTATAAGTCGATTTTTTCAAAATATCCGACACCCATTCATGAACCGGACTATATTGTAAAAATGCTAAACGACAATGTTCATTTCTCTCTTATTTATCACGACGGAAAGATTGTAAGCGCTTGCTCTGCTGATATATTCTCCGATTATGGAGCGGCGGAGTTTACGGATTGCGCTACCTTACCCGCGTATAGAGGACAAGGGCTGCTTTCCCATCAATATCCTTTCTTGCAGGAAAAAATGAAAGCTCTCGGGATTAAGACCATGTACTCTTATACGCGAGCCATTTCGATGGGGATGAATATCATTACAGCGCAGCAAGGGTTTACGTATGGTGGGTGTATGGTGCAAAACAGTATGATTGGAACTGGCTTAGAGGATATGAATATTTGGTATAAACAATTATAA
- the bioB gene encoding biotin synthase BioB yields MWRVLAIKAINGYEITNDEALDVLNCPEDELLSLLHSAYHVRKKFYGNKVKLNMIVNTKTGFCPENCGYCAQSRDSKAPIQKYRMMDKETIIRGAGKAHNMKAGTYCIVASGRGPSKRELDIVTSAVKEIKEKYNMRICACLGLLKPEQAEQLKEAGVDRYNHNINTSENHHDQITTSHTYDDRVETVNYAKQAGISPCSGVIVGMKESKQDIVDMARALQLMDADSIPVNFLHAIDGTALEGTDELTPSYCLKVLCLFRFINPTKEIRVSGGREVNLRSLQPLSLYPANSIFVGDYLTTDGQESTEDHKMIEDLGFDVDVVNKEKVLS; encoded by the coding sequence ATGTGGAGAGTTTTAGCGATCAAAGCGATTAACGGCTATGAAATTACGAATGACGAAGCTTTAGACGTGTTAAACTGCCCGGAGGATGAGCTGCTCAGTTTGCTGCATAGCGCCTATCATGTGAGAAAGAAGTTTTACGGCAACAAAGTGAAGCTGAATATGATCGTCAATACAAAAACAGGCTTTTGTCCTGAGAACTGCGGGTACTGTGCGCAGTCCAGAGATTCAAAAGCCCCCATCCAAAAATATAGGATGATGGACAAGGAAACGATCATTCGAGGGGCAGGAAAAGCCCATAATATGAAGGCGGGTACATATTGTATCGTTGCAAGCGGCCGAGGACCTTCCAAGCGTGAATTAGATATCGTCACATCGGCAGTTAAGGAAATCAAAGAGAAATATAATATGAGGATTTGCGCATGTCTCGGGCTTTTAAAGCCAGAACAAGCTGAGCAGTTAAAGGAGGCAGGCGTCGATCGTTACAACCACAATATTAACACCTCAGAAAATCACCACGATCAAATCACCACGAGTCACACCTACGACGACCGTGTAGAAACGGTTAATTATGCTAAACAAGCAGGTATTTCTCCATGCTCCGGGGTCATAGTCGGAATGAAAGAGTCAAAACAGGATATCGTTGATATGGCACGCGCTTTACAGCTGATGGATGCAGATTCTATTCCGGTAAATTTCCTTCATGCCATTGATGGGACAGCACTTGAAGGGACCGATGAATTGACTCCGTCCTACTGTTTAAAAGTTCTATGCTTATTTCGTTTTATCAACCCGACAAAAGAAATCCGTGTATCCGGCGGACGTGAAGTGAATTTACGCAGTCTTCAGCCGCTTAGTCTTTATCCAGCAAACTCGATTTTTGTGGGAGATTACTTGACTACAGATGGTCAAGAAAGCACAGAAGACCACAAAATGATCGAAGATTTAGGGTTTGATGTGGATGTCGTGAATAAGGAAAAAGTTTTAAGTTAA
- the metE gene encoding 5-methyltetrahydropteroyltriglutamate--homocysteine S-methyltransferase encodes MTQVLSSSIGYPRIGEKREWKKALERFWKGSISEDDLLRDMKKIRLTHLRKQKNLGIDLIPVGDFSFYDHVLDTAFMFGLIPSRFKERDYSINTYFEIARGNDEAVASEMTKWFNTNYHYIVPEIQSDHTPELTHNYPLQYYKEAKEELGLTTKPVLLGPITFIKLAKGFEETDSDSLLEKLVPLYIQVLEELVSAGADWIQVDEPILSTSISEKDLQRVKDVYHLFHSQLPGAKILLQTYFEAVDHYEEIISLPVAGIGLDIVHDEGANVAALKKYGFPTDKTLAVGLINGRNIWRTDLENKLSQIEEILSETQRLIVQPSCSLLHVPVTVETEQDLDPILKNGLAFADQKLAELTILTRGINHGRDSIQEELTIQMEKRNQLWTLKQNASKPRSDGTDLLTKRNSDFERRQNLQQAFFDLPLLPTTTIGSLPQTKGIRQARLRWRQGEWSNAYYDTFIKNNISEWINRQEELGLDVLVHGEFERNDMVEFFGEKLEGFAFTRFGWVQSYGSRCVKPPIITSDVSWKESMTVKEICYAQSLTNKPVKGMLTGPITILNWSFVREDITRFDVTKQIALALEKEIKALEEQEIRMIQVDEPALREGLPLKPEKQNLYLEQAVYAFKLATSSVKDETQIHTHMCYSEFGEIMETIDQLDADVISIEATRSHGEIIADFEIHSYKKGIGLGVYDIHSPRVPQVEEMETNIQRALQVLDPRQFWVNPDCGLKTRGIEETEAALTNMVDASKKIREQIKEVVRK; translated from the coding sequence ATGACACAGGTACTAAGTTCATCCATAGGCTATCCAAGAATCGGAGAAAAGCGGGAATGGAAAAAAGCATTGGAGCGTTTTTGGAAGGGCTCAATCTCAGAAGACGATCTGTTGAGAGACATGAAAAAAATCCGCCTGACTCATCTAAGAAAACAGAAAAACCTCGGTATCGACTTGATACCCGTTGGTGACTTTAGTTTTTACGACCATGTTTTGGATACAGCCTTTATGTTCGGACTGATTCCATCACGTTTTAAGGAGAGGGATTACTCCATAAATACTTATTTTGAAATTGCTCGCGGCAATGACGAAGCCGTGGCTTCAGAAATGACGAAATGGTTCAATACGAATTACCATTATATCGTCCCTGAGATCCAATCAGATCATACTCCAGAGCTTACGCATAATTACCCGCTTCAATACTATAAAGAAGCCAAAGAAGAACTTGGACTGACGACAAAACCCGTCCTCTTAGGTCCGATCACTTTTATTAAGTTGGCAAAAGGATTTGAGGAAACTGATTCAGATTCCCTATTAGAGAAGCTTGTGCCTCTCTATATACAGGTGCTAGAGGAACTGGTAAGCGCTGGTGCGGACTGGATCCAGGTGGATGAACCCATTTTAAGTACATCTATCTCAGAGAAGGACCTACAACGGGTAAAAGATGTGTACCATTTATTCCACAGCCAATTGCCTGGGGCTAAGATTCTGCTTCAGACTTATTTTGAGGCCGTTGATCACTACGAAGAAATCATTTCCCTTCCTGTGGCTGGGATAGGTCTTGACATTGTGCACGACGAAGGAGCGAATGTAGCCGCATTAAAAAAGTATGGTTTTCCTACAGACAAAACTCTTGCAGTCGGGCTGATCAATGGCAGAAATATTTGGAGAACGGATTTGGAAAATAAGTTATCCCAGATAGAAGAAATTCTATCTGAAACTCAAAGACTAATCGTCCAGCCTTCTTGTAGTTTATTACACGTACCTGTCACTGTAGAAACGGAACAGGATCTAGATCCTATTTTGAAAAATGGTTTGGCATTTGCCGATCAAAAACTAGCAGAACTGACCATTTTAACAAGAGGGATCAACCATGGAAGAGATTCTATTCAAGAAGAACTTACGATTCAAATGGAGAAACGCAACCAACTATGGACTTTAAAGCAAAATGCATCAAAGCCACGATCTGATGGTACCGACCTTTTGACAAAGCGTAATAGTGATTTCGAAAGGCGCCAAAATCTCCAGCAAGCGTTTTTCGATCTGCCTCTCCTTCCGACAACAACCATCGGAAGTTTGCCGCAAACAAAAGGAATACGGCAGGCACGATTGAGGTGGCGCCAAGGGGAATGGTCGAATGCCTATTATGATACTTTTATAAAAAATAACATCTCTGAATGGATAAACCGGCAGGAGGAATTAGGATTAGACGTACTTGTGCACGGGGAGTTTGAGCGTAACGACATGGTCGAATTCTTTGGAGAAAAGCTAGAGGGCTTTGCGTTTACCCGCTTTGGATGGGTGCAGTCCTATGGTTCCCGGTGCGTAAAACCACCTATTATCACTAGTGATGTATCTTGGAAAGAATCGATGACCGTAAAAGAGATCTGCTACGCACAGTCCTTGACCAATAAACCAGTAAAGGGAATGTTGACTGGTCCTATAACGATTTTAAACTGGTCGTTTGTACGTGAGGATATTACGCGTTTTGATGTAACCAAGCAAATTGCTTTAGCTTTGGAGAAAGAAATTAAGGCTCTTGAAGAGCAGGAAATCCGTATGATCCAAGTGGACGAGCCAGCATTAAGAGAAGGACTGCCTCTTAAACCGGAGAAGCAAAACCTCTATCTCGAACAGGCTGTTTATGCTTTTAAGCTAGCTACATCGTCTGTAAAAGATGAAACACAAATCCATACCCATATGTGTTATTCCGAGTTCGGTGAAATTATGGAGACCATCGATCAACTTGATGCTGACGTGATATCCATCGAAGCTACCCGTAGCCATGGAGAGATTATTGCTGACTTTGAGATCCATTCTTATAAAAAGGGCATTGGACTTGGAGTTTATGACATTCATAGCCCACGCGTACCACAAGTAGAAGAAATGGAGACAAATATTCAGCGTGCATTACAGGTTCTCGATCCTCGGCAGTTTTGGGTGAACCCGGACTGCGGTCTAAAAACGCGAGGAATTGAAGAAACAGAAGCTGCATTAACGAATATGGTTGATGCAAGTAAGAAGATTCGCGAACAAATTAAGGAAGTCGTTCGTAAGTAG
- a CDS encoding alpha/beta fold hydrolase, translated as MEKWSKQMVHTTRGIFEVFTKGKGQPLCVTHHYSEYNDTGDYFADIFTDQHKVYLVNLREAGNSVKASEPYELSLLETVFDLEAIREALKLPSWSFAGHSIGGVIGVMYGIHFSNKLNANILVGAAARDYATLSSTCIYNPAHPDFEYMQELIETLKCPDLSEEMRKEKSIERTQLSLHDPETHHQLFNKNIHKRMAVPRLNFFNRELQIFDVTKKLHLSSVKTFIACGKHDVQCPLEFSMEMYDLLPQAELVVFQESNHYPFLEEKELFIREVDRFMKS; from the coding sequence ATGGAAAAGTGGTCAAAACAAATGGTTCACACCACACGTGGAATTTTTGAAGTGTTCACTAAAGGGAAGGGGCAACCTTTATGCGTTACTCATCACTATTCAGAGTATAATGATACAGGAGACTATTTCGCTGACATCTTTACAGACCAGCATAAAGTTTACCTTGTAAACTTAAGGGAAGCTGGCAACTCAGTAAAAGCTTCTGAACCTTATGAACTTAGCCTGTTAGAAACTGTTTTTGATTTAGAGGCGATCAGAGAGGCGTTAAAATTGCCTTCATGGAGTTTTGCCGGCCATTCGATTGGCGGCGTCATCGGAGTGATGTATGGCATTCACTTCTCTAATAAACTAAATGCAAACATCCTTGTTGGGGCAGCTGCTAGAGATTATGCTACGCTATCGTCTACCTGTATTTACAATCCTGCTCATCCTGATTTTGAATATATGCAGGAACTCATAGAAACGCTAAAGTGTCCAGACCTGTCAGAAGAAATGAGAAAAGAAAAGTCCATTGAGCGGACCCAATTGTCCTTACATGATCCTGAAACTCATCACCAGTTGTTTAATAAAAACATCCATAAAAGAATGGCCGTACCACGGTTGAATTTCTTCAATCGAGAGCTGCAAATTTTCGACGTAACGAAAAAGCTGCATCTTAGTTCAGTAAAAACTTTTATTGCTTGCGGAAAACACGACGTCCAATGTCCTCTTGAATTCTCAATGGAAATGTACGATCTCCTACCACAAGCAGAGTTAGTCGTGTTCCAAGAGAGTAATCACTATCCGTTTTTAGAAGAGAAGGAGTTGTTTATTAGAGAGGTAGATAGGTTTATGAAAAGTTAA
- a CDS encoding class I SAM-dependent methyltransferase yields the protein MKQTNFSGIADRYDLNDYRRDEICRDNRLKTYIETHDRSSYEILDLSCGTGLYLAHQIKEFKDTDMNWHGLDASEQMLEKAKDRLGNVSFVHGAAESMPYRSESFDYIANHYAFHHYLHKQQVLDEIYRILKPGGMYFMHNIAVDHMPLWWLYYYFPSAQVEDQKRFWDKGLIYDQLNKRGFKVDLQIDYQLKEVKIAEYLHFAENRDISALTLISEDEYKEGLERMRLDVQVDPEATVVNDFAELFCVADKI from the coding sequence ATGAAGCAAACGAATTTCTCTGGAATAGCAGACCGATATGATCTGAATGATTATAGACGTGATGAAATTTGTCGAGATAACAGATTAAAAACGTACATAGAAACACATGATCGATCTAGTTATGAAATTCTGGATTTATCCTGCGGAACAGGGCTTTACCTTGCTCATCAAATAAAAGAGTTTAAAGATACGGATATGAACTGGCACGGATTAGATGCCTCAGAACAAATGCTAGAGAAAGCAAAAGATAGGCTAGGGAACGTATCTTTCGTCCACGGCGCTGCAGAGTCTATGCCTTATCGTTCTGAATCCTTTGATTATATTGCCAATCATTATGCTTTCCATCATTATCTTCACAAACAACAAGTGCTCGATGAAATTTACAGAATATTAAAGCCAGGTGGAATGTATTTCATGCACAATATTGCTGTGGATCATATGCCACTATGGTGGCTGTATTATTATTTTCCTTCAGCTCAGGTAGAGGATCAAAAAAGATTTTGGGACAAAGGATTGATCTATGATCAGCTTAATAAACGGGGATTTAAAGTAGATTTGCAGATTGATTATCAGTTGAAAGAAGTCAAAATAGCAGAATACTTACATTTTGCTGAGAATCGAGATATATCCGCGTTAACTCTAATCAGCGAGGATGAATATAAGGAAGGTCTCGAGAGGATGAGGCTCGATGTACAGGTCGATCCTGAGGCCACAGTCGTGAATGATTTTGCAGAGCTGTTTTGCGTGGCTGATAAAATCTAG
- a CDS encoding GNAT family N-acetyltransferase produces the protein MNIQFHKLTKPTEAIREAFDRWENDPALISLTRPNQSQADIELTKTVSFEDLTERVKDHHIYLIYLDGQLVGEMNYMIDPPHLFKKVPQTAWIGITIGEAEARGKGIGRLSIKHLEKEIEQEGLRRIELGVFEFNESAFQLYKKMGYQEIGRIKDFTFCKGKLWADIRMEKHVKGN, from the coding sequence ATGAACATTCAATTCCATAAACTAACGAAACCGACTGAAGCGATTAGAGAAGCCTTCGATCGCTGGGAAAACGATCCTGCTTTAATCTCTTTAACTCGGCCAAACCAAAGTCAAGCTGACATAGAACTTACAAAAACCGTATCTTTTGAGGACTTGACGGAGCGTGTTAAAGATCATCACATTTACCTTATCTATCTCGATGGACAATTGGTTGGTGAGATGAACTATATGATTGATCCGCCTCATCTCTTCAAAAAGGTACCACAAACCGCCTGGATTGGTATAACCATCGGGGAAGCTGAAGCCCGTGGTAAAGGAATTGGCCGTTTATCAATTAAGCATTTAGAGAAAGAGATTGAACAAGAAGGGTTAAGAAGAATAGAACTTGGGGTCTTTGAATTTAATGAATCCGCCTTTCAGTTATATAAAAAGATGGGTTATCAGGAAATAGGCCGTATCAAGGACTTTACGTTTTGTAAGGGTAAATTATGGGCTGACATTCGTATGGAAAAACACGTGAAAGGTAATTAA
- a CDS encoding VOC family protein, whose translation MGRLVHFEIHVDDMERAKNFYGDVFGWTFEDWSEYAGMPYFGAVTGDEKELGINGALMQRQSPPPELNQPVNGYACTMGVEDFDAVEAKITNNGGKVAMPKYALPGMAWQGYFIDTEGNIFGIHQPDENAK comes from the coding sequence ATGGGCAGACTAGTTCATTTTGAAATTCATGTAGATGACATGGAACGGGCGAAGAATTTTTATGGTGATGTATTTGGTTGGACATTTGAAGATTGGAGTGAATATGCAGGAATGCCTTATTTTGGTGCTGTGACCGGCGATGAAAAAGAGTTGGGGATTAACGGAGCGTTAATGCAGCGTCAAAGTCCGCCACCAGAATTAAACCAGCCCGTGAATGGCTATGCATGCACGATGGGGGTAGAAGATTTCGATGCTGTTGAAGCTAAGATTACCAACAACGGAGGTAAGGTTGCCATGCCGAAGTATGCGCTTCCGGGAATGGCTTGGCAGGGGTATTTCATCGATACGGAAGGAAATATTTTTGGGATTCATCAACCCGATGAAAATGCTAAATAG
- a CDS encoding ATP-grasp domain-containing protein: MPRTNTETNTFKSTNQQDRKRMNGREVGPLKITHERPEIGKKIALIGWSIPSIEAIQQMGKEYIIVSHEDFKPYADQHQVPFLSWDFGKPKHYQEVYEKSRDLFDQLRRLDVGLAIPIFEETVEWSGALNARFRNDPSVFEHSILFRDKAMMKRRAHLGGLKVGVFEEVESKEEVRRFFKRVNQSLLKNHKDHADPIHFKALNKAGAAGHRMIFSEEDIDQKLTDDNFPGLVESHLSGIEVSCEVFIHKGKVQFLNITEYVLLGYSSMVPPSAAIEQYRTIILKEVEKLIEAFDIQYGMVHPEFFITEKEEVYFGEIAYRIPGGHIFELIQKVYGFNPFGAHLLCCDPHSTAEELERHIPKDLNADGHAGSFMVYPKKKSVSRVHIPSDLEGHPNFDKHTLYKPTVSKFGDTGEGYGNHWGTVFFHGEDSNEISRLLTDYVDHDFYV; this comes from the coding sequence ATGCCAAGAACGAATACAGAAACAAATACTTTCAAATCGACGAACCAACAGGATCGTAAACGCATGAATGGAAGAGAAGTCGGGCCGTTAAAAATCACCCATGAGCGTCCCGAAATAGGAAAGAAAATCGCCTTAATCGGTTGGAGCATTCCATCCATTGAAGCGATACAGCAAATGGGGAAAGAATATATCATTGTAAGTCATGAAGATTTCAAACCTTATGCCGATCAGCACCAGGTTCCATTTCTCTCATGGGATTTTGGAAAGCCGAAGCATTATCAGGAAGTTTATGAAAAGTCGAGGGATTTGTTCGATCAACTAAGAAGATTGGATGTTGGCCTTGCCATTCCTATTTTTGAGGAAACGGTGGAGTGGTCAGGCGCACTGAACGCTCGGTTTAGAAATGATCCCAGCGTCTTTGAACACTCGATTCTTTTTAGAGATAAGGCTATGATGAAACGCCGTGCCCATTTAGGTGGTTTGAAAGTCGGTGTGTTTGAAGAAGTCGAGAGTAAAGAAGAAGTTCGCCGATTTTTTAAACGAGTGAACCAATCGTTGTTGAAAAATCACAAGGATCATGCCGATCCGATTCATTTTAAGGCGCTGAATAAAGCGGGAGCTGCCGGTCACCGGATGATTTTCTCTGAAGAGGATATTGATCAAAAACTGACAGATGACAACTTCCCGGGACTCGTAGAAAGTCATCTTTCTGGCATTGAGGTTTCTTGCGAAGTGTTCATCCATAAAGGGAAAGTCCAATTTTTGAATATCACGGAATACGTTTTGCTGGGTTATTCCAGTATGGTTCCTCCATCCGCTGCGATCGAACAATATCGTACGATTATCCTTAAGGAAGTCGAAAAATTGATCGAAGCTTTTGACATCCAATATGGTATGGTCCATCCTGAGTTTTTCATCACGGAAAAGGAAGAAGTGTACTTCGGGGAAATTGCCTACCGCATTCCAGGTGGACATATCTTTGAACTGATCCAAAAAGTATATGGATTTAATCCTTTTGGAGCCCACCTCCTTTGTTGTGACCCTCATTCGACGGCAGAAGAATTAGAAAGGCACATTCCAAAGGATTTGAATGCAGATGGCCATGCAGGCAGTTTTATGGTTTACCCGAAAAAGAAAAGTGTCAGCAGGGTGCATATTCCATCTGACTTGGAAGGCCATCCGAATTTTGATAAACACACGCTATATAAGCCGACTGTCTCTAAATTTGGAGACACGGGAGAAGGGTACGGAAACCATTGGGGTACCGTGTTTTTCCATGGCGAAGATAGTAATGAAATATCAAGATTATTAACGGATTATGTAGATCATGATTTTTATGTGTAG